TTCACCGACGCCAACAAGGCGTGGCTCGAGAAGCAGATCGCCAAATATCCCGACGGCCGTCAGGCCTCGGCGGTGGTGCCGGCCCTGTGGCAGGCGCAGAAGCAGCATAATTACTGGCTGCCGCAGGCGGCGATCGAGAAGGTCGCGGAACTGCTCGGCATGCCGAAGATCCGCGTCCTCGAGGTCGCGACCTTCTACACCATGTTCAATCTCGAGCCGGTCGGCAAATATTACATCCAGCTCTGCGGCACGACGCCCTGCATGTTGAGCGGTTCGGACGACCTCATCAAGGTGCTCGAGCGCAAGGTCGGGCCTCAGCGCGAGGTGACGGCCGACGGCCTGTTCTCCTGGCTCGAAGTCGAGTGCCTCGGCGCCTGCTGCAACGCGCCCATGGTGCAGATCAACGATGATTATTACGAGGACCTCACGGCCGAGAATTTCGAGAAGCTTCTCGACGATCTCGCCGCAGGCCGTCCTGTGAAGACGGGCTCGCAGAAGGGTCGCGTCTCGTCCGAGCCCGAGGGAGCGCTCACCAGCCTCGCCTCGCTCTACGGTCAAAAGTAAGCGGAGGGAAAGAAGACGATGCTCTCCGATTCAGATCGCATTTTCACGAACCTCTATGGCCTCGGCGACCGTTCGCTCGCCGGCGCCCGCGCGCGCGGCCAGTGGGCCGACACCAAGGCGCTGCTCGCCAGAGGCCGCGACAAGATCATCGAGGAAGTGAAGGCCTCGGGCCTTCGCGGCCGCGGCGGCGCCGGCTTCTCGACGGGCCTCAAATGGTCCTTCATGCCCAAGGAAGTCGATCCGAAACGGCCGCATTACCTCGTCATCAACGCCGACGAGTCCGAGCCCGGCACCTGCAAAGACCGCGAGATCATGCGCAACGACCCGCATACGCTGGTCGAGGGCGCTCTGGTCGCGTCTTTCGCGATGGGCGCGCATGCCTGTTATATTTATGTGCGCGGTGAATTCATCGCCGAGCGCATCGCGCTTCAGAAGGCGGTGGACGAGGCCTATGAGGCCAATCTCATCGGCAAGAACAACGTCCACGGTTATCCTTTCGACCTCTACGTTCATCACGGCGCCGGCGCTTACATTTGCGGCGAAGAGACGGCGCTGATCGAGAGCCTCGAAGGCAAAAAGGGCATGCCGCGTCTGAAGCCCCCGTTCCCGGCCAATGTCGGCCTCTACGGTTGCCCGACGACGGTGAATAATGTCGAGTCGATCGCCGTCGTTCCGACGATCCTGCGTCGCAGCGCGAGCTGGTTCGCCGGCATCGGCAAGCCCAACAATACGGGCACGAAGCTTTTCTCGATTTCCGGCCACGTCAACAAGCCGTGCAATGTGGAGGAGGCGATGTCGATCTCCTTCCGCGAGCTCATCGACGCGCATTGCGGCGGCGTTCGCGGCGGCTGGGACAATCTTCTCGCGGTCATCCCGGGCGGCTCGTCGGTGCGCTGCGTTCCCGCGCATCAGATCATCGACTGTCCGATGGATTTCGACAGCCTCGTCAAGCTCGGCTCGGGTCTTGGCACCGCCGCGGTGATCGTCATGGACAAGTCCACCGACATCATCCGCGCGATCGCCCGCCTTTCCTATTTCTACAAGCATGAGAGCTGCGGCCAGTGCACGCCCTGCCGCGAGGGCACGGGCTGGATGTATCGCGTCGTGCAGCGCATGGTCGAAGGCCGCGCGCATAAGAAAGAGATCGACATGCTCTTCGACGTGTCGAAGCAGATCGAAGGGCACACCATCTGCGCGCTCGGCGACGCGGCGGCCTGGCCGATCCAGGGCCTCATCACCCATTACCGCGAGGTGATCGAGCAGCGCATCGACCAATATACGGCCAATCCGCATCCCGAGCCCGTGCGCGAGGCTGCGGAATAAGATGAACCTGCGCGTCGAGACTTCGGAGATAGCGAAGTGACAAAAATTCTCGTCGATGGCGTCGAAGTTGACGTGCCGGCCGAATTCACGCTGCTTCAGGCATGCGAGGAGGCGGGCGCCGAAGTGCCGCGCTTTTGCTACCATGAGCGCCTGTCGATCGCCGGCAATTGCCGTATGTGTCTCGTCGAGGTGAAAGGCGGCCCGCCGAAGCCGACCGCCTCCTGCGCCATGTCCGTCAGGGATCTGCGTCCGGGCCCGAACGGCGCGCCGCCGGAAGTCCTGACCAAGTCGCCAATGGTGAAGAGGGCGCGCGAGGGCGTGCTCGAGTTCCAGCTCATCAACCACCCGCTCGACTGCCCGATCTGCGATCAGGGCGGCGAGTGCGACCTGCAGGATCAGGCGCTCGCTTACGGCGCCGGCCGCTCGCGTTTTTCCGAGGACAAGCACGCGGTCGAGAATAAATATATCGGGCCGCTGGTGAAGACCGAGATGACGCGCTGCATCCACTGCACGCGCTGCGTCCGTTTCACCGCCGAAATCGCCGGCACGAGCGACATGGGCGCTACCGGCCGCGGCGAGGATATGGAGATCACCACCTATCTCCAGACGGCCATGACGTCCGAGTTGCAGGGGTGCGTCTCGGATCTGTGCCCGGTCGGCGCGCTGCTGCCCAAGCCGCAGAATTTCCGGGCGCGTCCGTGGGAATATCAAAAGACCGAGACGATCGACGTCATGGACGCGCTCGGCTCCAATATCCGCGTCGATTCGCGCGGCCGCGAGGTCATCCGCATTCTCCCGCGCGTCAATGACGCGGTGAATGAAGAGTGGATTTCCGACAAGACGCGCCAGGTCGTCGACGGCCTCAAGACGCAGCGTCTCGACCGCCCCTATGTGCGCGAGAACGGCCGCCTGCGTCCGGCCTCGTGGAAAGAGGCCTTCGACCTCATCGCCGCCAAACGGAAGGCGACCGCTCCGGCGCGCGCCGGCGCCATTGTCGGCGACCTTGCCGCGGCCGAAGAAATCTTCGCGCTGAAGCTTCTGCTGCAGCATATCGGCTCGCCCAATCTCGATTGCCGTCAGGACGGCGCGAGGCTCGATCAAAAATTCGGCCGCGCCTCCTATCTCTTCAACGCGACGGTCGCGGGCGTCGAGCAGGCGGATTCGCTGCTCATCATCGGCTCCAATCCGCGCAAG
The nucleotide sequence above comes from Methylocystis parvus OBBP. Encoded proteins:
- the nuoE gene encoding NADH-quinone oxidoreductase subunit NuoE, whose translation is MSVRRLAEKQPESFEFTDANKAWLEKQIAKYPDGRQASAVVPALWQAQKQHNYWLPQAAIEKVAELLGMPKIRVLEVATFYTMFNLEPVGKYYIQLCGTTPCMLSGSDDLIKVLERKVGPQREVTADGLFSWLEVECLGACCNAPMVQINDDYYEDLTAENFEKLLDDLAAGRPVKTGSQKGRVSSEPEGALTSLASLYGQK
- the nuoF gene encoding NADH-quinone oxidoreductase subunit NuoF, which gives rise to MLSDSDRIFTNLYGLGDRSLAGARARGQWADTKALLARGRDKIIEEVKASGLRGRGGAGFSTGLKWSFMPKEVDPKRPHYLVINADESEPGTCKDREIMRNDPHTLVEGALVASFAMGAHACYIYVRGEFIAERIALQKAVDEAYEANLIGKNNVHGYPFDLYVHHGAGAYICGEETALIESLEGKKGMPRLKPPFPANVGLYGCPTTVNNVESIAVVPTILRRSASWFAGIGKPNNTGTKLFSISGHVNKPCNVEEAMSISFRELIDAHCGGVRGGWDNLLAVIPGGSSVRCVPAHQIIDCPMDFDSLVKLGSGLGTAAVIVMDKSTDIIRAIARLSYFYKHESCGQCTPCREGTGWMYRVVQRMVEGRAHKKEIDMLFDVSKQIEGHTICALGDAAAWPIQGLITHYREVIEQRIDQYTANPHPEPVREAAE
- the nuoG gene encoding NADH-quinone oxidoreductase subunit NuoG, with protein sequence MTKILVDGVEVDVPAEFTLLQACEEAGAEVPRFCYHERLSIAGNCRMCLVEVKGGPPKPTASCAMSVRDLRPGPNGAPPEVLTKSPMVKRAREGVLEFQLINHPLDCPICDQGGECDLQDQALAYGAGRSRFSEDKHAVENKYIGPLVKTEMTRCIHCTRCVRFTAEIAGTSDMGATGRGEDMEITTYLQTAMTSELQGCVSDLCPVGALLPKPQNFRARPWEYQKTETIDVMDALGSNIRVDSRGREVIRILPRVNDAVNEEWISDKTRQVVDGLKTQRLDRPYVRENGRLRPASWKEAFDLIAAKRKATAPARAGAIVGDLAAAEEIFALKLLLQHIGSPNLDCRQDGARLDQKFGRASYLFNATVAGVEQADSLLIIGSNPRKESPVLNARIRKRWLKGGFKVSLIGEKADLTYDYDYLGAGPDSLLHFIQTGKPAGKLLVIVGQGALSRPDGDAVLALAAQAAQKLGGVSDGWNGFSMLHTAASRVGALDIGFTPAQGGLDAQRMAKAGALDLLFLLGADEIAIEPGAFVVYIGTHGDRGAHRADVILPGAAYTEKSGLYVNTEGRVQLASRVVFPPGEAREDWAILRALSAVIGQALPFDSLTELRKKLVEAHPHFARIDQIEAGEAADIAKLAGHSAVAMKDPFVSAIADFYLTNPIARASAVMAECSALAQGKLAQAAE